The Megalopta genalis isolate 19385.01 chromosome 12, iyMegGena1_principal, whole genome shotgun sequence genome window below encodes:
- the Clp gene encoding cleavage and polyadenylation specificity factor subunit 4 produces MECIVANVDHMRFDIEVALDEQYGALPLPFTGMDKSTAAVCQFYPRGTCIKGASCPFRHVRGDRTIVCKHWLRGLCKKGDQCEFLHEYDMTKMPECYFYSRFNACHNKECPFLHIDPETKVRDCPWYDRGFCRHGPLCRHRHVRRVLCMAYLAGFCPDGPNCKFMHPRFELPAVQDMQPKEGKKVMITCHFCGEGGHKAIYCNKMPPDVREAQVRQEIEGNSHAAHHMNMHNGPPPRGPQKPLEEVTCYKCGTKGHYANKCPKGHLAFLSHAGGSGGGNQNQNYRR; encoded by the exons ATGGAGTGCATTGTTGCAAACGTGGATCATATGCGCTTTGATATCGAAGTTGCTCTTGATGAACAATATGGTGCACTCCCTTTACCATTTACTGGAATGGACA AATCTACCGCTGCGGTATGTCAATTTTATCCGAGAGGTACTTGCATTAAAGGAGCTTCTTGCCCGTTTAGGCATGTCAGAGGAGATCGTACAATTGTTTGTAAACATTGGTTAAGAGGACTCTGTAAAAAGGGCGATCAGTGCGAATTTTTACACGAATATGATATGACGAAAATGCCGGAATGTTACTTCTACTCTAGGTTTA ATGCCTGTCACAATAAGGAATGTCCGTTCTTACACATCGACCCAGAAACTAAAGTTAGAGATTGTCCCTGGTATGATCGTGGATTCTGTAGGCACGGGCCATTATGTAGACATAGACATGTGAGACGTGTCCTTTGTATGGCTTACCTAGCTGGTTTCTGTCCGGACGGACCAAATTGCAAATTCATGCA TCCACGATTCGAATTGCCAGCCGTGCAAGACATGCAGCcaaaagaaggaaagaaagtCATGATCACTTGCCACTTTTGTGGAGAAGGTGGCCACAAAGCTATCTACTGCAACAAAATGCCACCAGATGTAAGGGAGGCACAAGTTAGACAAGAAATAGAAGGCAATTCTCACGCAGCACATCATATGAACATGCACAATGGACCGCCACCACGAGGGCCACAGAAACCCCTGGAAGAGGTCACCTGTTACAAATGTGGAACAAAAGGACATTATGCCAACAAATGCCCAAAAGGTCATCTAGCATTTTTAAGTCATGCAGGAGGCAGTGGAGGTGGAAATCAGAATCAAAATTACCGCAGATGA
- the LOC117229034 gene encoding U6 snRNA-associated Sm-like protein LSm2 → MLFYSFFKSLIGKDVVVELKNDLSICGTLHSVDQYLNIKLTDISVTDPDKYPHMLSVKNCFIRGSVVRYVQLPGDEVDTQLLQDAARKEAAVQAR, encoded by the exons ATG TTATTCTATTCGTTTTTTAAGTCCCTCATCGGCAAGGATGTCGTTGTGGAATTAAAAAATGATCTTag CATTTGTGGTACTCTACATTCTGTAGAtcagtatctgaacataaaacTAACAGATATAAGCGTAACTGATCCAGATAAATATCCTCACATG ttGTCTGTAAAGAATTGTTTCATACGTGGATCAGTGGTACGTTATGTTCAATTACCAGGAGATGAAGTGGATACTCAATTACTACAAGATGCTGCCCGTAAGGAAGCAGCAGTTCAAGCAAGATAG
- the vir gene encoding VIR_N domain-containing protein, translating to MDNIELLFFDTFSHDISEELNLDLVQFPKPVYISEVRIIPLGARVQADFPGGVRLGATNPSQFEIEFFVNDLSKPGASTFESLGELEYKQNIHIQLECERKQIPTDGLVLRGWYTTITLAVYGTLTKSLNNPQEVISSAAGSAACASGLEETVENTVQISEQQSDWYYENQTQTNSSETCVAATPPPPIQPIQTVESSRNSASDTGKIDVAHWEEDSGNGALKPTKRPSSPPSESLVSLSPESISAEEEEGEQDAGEQETGEPFEPILSDEDIMADDMPPAAEYECENIQLDDIYSLTPPDLLELEKLANIAEEYSVNPEMLDKIHEIFQSLSKSVLHFNNASGQEKETFVHNCESLCVILSPFHLNSTDFNDLTNIVSAGLDMDLARAQPQPAYKVRHVKVGVRLAEALCKLPQGPDILLKVDAPYKLLALCMRENVALPVKLSALRTLDAALISPVIVQEFLKSKSNLYKNAVMMLDTAKLARLKYALSSMLRKVHTYEFLEEIKELDELAVTELTNTYVCAPTLMAQPKRQLPAGAQMEFEREQNRNPRCHLIAYFEHHKFLYRVLVALTSPKSDLNLIKTTRHFLLRLSDTKEGLLYLLKEPEVTKLILKALKCDLSGAGSVLAWRLQVVQCLLRLKHQPSDWLALKKLHSFLTFPEGLQAIITVLPIGEFIDILIPYVSDPNLCEFSAEIISATIRYSDRIEVFQNRAAVILEKSRAQAVLKDVTSYITTAAQPSHWNYGDVFPLVSCIRKNADKAASLPGQLITACRILYYLVFPFNNDVDPLEPYIELKYRNALTQLFAADGLTALIAVMANISEFYEQPFLHRAALTGRRGLALVALLLPCVKLTRALLERLVKCMATDFKDLTAVVPLLGVYSLVEAIPPVRIVQTLSEEIVGTLLVFTQAVDSDGSGNVAKSLWTQMLGEVLKMVSLSPCNFIPGLKLLTRLLPPVLTLKETITEDATRLLGFRKLWSAHLQAQANNLTETLRLLCASWNKDLLILLSKVCMQLSDLAAPTALLVGRCLLDGIIAAAPLENNVLILALLSELARHAPMKATLLTLTSPASRAQVKSDQKYPPVIEMMCNALKSTSDIRTQYEILDIFETLCDCTLSLMQEDTNEAFEKGLTHSVPSKEPLLSILAALIDILATSTKFESEVLQSTLRILVSLSSHNYGLYHVKSCLENNPDALRSLLEHVSTLEEPEDQQVIDLTITFLENLIASESQRRSLHLRVQQLASLISWDKNDHPLEKIKRAQELVEILKSAEDKEEKEPIPEMLEPLLPTPEALLNQFSQRCLRTSDPVSRRPKKYTFMSPTQVATENTIDLLTLASELLPADFNLLAEAQNLCSKAPPDDATQPLQSKSQNDDQETRDIQKQSTSPVSKVKQPFVTPMRGRTQFSNSLRGGPVVGGVGRGADPFRSRPPNTSRPPSLHVDDFVALETCGAQPTGPTGYNKLSIRGTCPSRTINAGTRSRPWAQETRPPYLR from the exons ATGGATAATATAGAATTGCTATTCTTTGACAcattttcgcatgatatttctgag GAACTCAATTTAGATTTAGTCCAGTTCCCCAAACCTGTATATATTAGCGAAGTTAGGATTATTCCTCTGGGTGCTAGAGTACAAGCAGATTTTCCTGGAGGTGTTCGTTTGGG GGCTACTAATCCATCAcaatttgaaattgaattttttgtGAATGATCTAAGTAAACCTGGAGCTTCTACTTTCGAGTCTCTAGGAGAATTAGAGTACAAACAAAATATTCATATTCAGCTGGAATGTGAAAGAAAGCAAATACCAACAGATGGATTGGTATTGAGGGGATGGTATACCACTATCACTTTAGCTGTGTACGGAACACTGACAAAATCTTTAAACAATCCACAAGAAGTTATCAGCTCGGCTGCTGGTTCTGCAGCTTGTGCGAGTGGATTAGAGGAAACAGTAGAAAATACTGTTCAAATATCAGAACAGCAATCTGATTGGTATTATGAGAATCAAACGCAGACAAATTCGAGT GAAACATGTGTAGCAGCTACTCCGCCACCTCCTATACAACCAATACAAACTGTAGAATCGTCCAgaaattcagcatcagatactggaaAGATAGATGTTGCACATTGGGAAGAAGATAGTGGAAATGGTGCTCTAAAACCAACGAAACGTCCTTCCTCACCGCCCTCAGAATCTTTAGTATCTTTAAGCCCAGAATCCATAtcagcagaagaagaagaaggagagcAAGATGCAGGCGAACAAGAAACAGGAGAACCGTTTGAACCCATATTGTCCGATGAAGATATAATGGCAGATGATATGCCTCCAGCTGCAGAATACGAATGCGAAAACATTCAGTTAGACGATATTTATAGTTTGACTCCGCCGGATCTACTGGAGCTAGAGAAATTAGCGAACATCGCCGAAGAGTATTCAGTCAACCCGGAAATGTTGgacaaaatacacgaaatatTTCAATCCTTATCAAAGTCAGTTTTACATTTCAACAACGCATCCGGACAAGAAAAAGAGACGTTTGTTCATAACTGTGAATCCTTGTGTGTGATACTCAGCCCATTTCATTTGAACAGTACTGATTTTAATGACTTAACAAACATTGTGAGTGCAGGCTTAGACATGGATCTTGCACGTGCTCAGCCTCAGCCAGCTTACAAAGTTCGACACGTGAAGGTTGGTGTACGATTAGCAGAAGCTTTATGCAAGCTTCCTCAAGGCCCGGATATACTATTGAAAGTAGACGCCCCTTACAAACTATTAGCATTATGTATGCGTGAAAATGTGGCTCTTCCTGTAAAGCTCTCTGCTTTACGTACTCTGGATGCTGCATTGATAAGCCCTGTGATCGTTCAAGAATTTCTTAAGTCGAAAAGCAATTTGTACAAGAATGCCGTAATGATGTTGGATACGGCCAAGTTGGCGAGGTTGAAGTACGCATTGAGTTCGATGCTCCGAAAGGTACACACTTACGAATTTCTTGAGGAGATAAAGGAACTTGATGAACTAGCCGTAACTGAACTGACAAACACTTATGTATGCGCACCCACGTTAATGGCCCAGCCAAAACGCCAGCTTCCAGCTGGAGCACAGATGGAATTCGAGCGAGAACAAAACCGAAATCCACGTTGCCATCTGATAGCATACTTTGAGCATCACAAGTTCTTGTATCGCGTTCTCGTGGCACTTACTTCCCCAAAATCGGACTTGAACTTAATCAAAACTACTCGACATTTTCTGTTACGTCTTTCTGACACGAAGGAGGGTTTACTGTATTTGCTGAAAGAACCGGAAGTCACAAAATTAATTCTAAAAGCATTGAAATGCGATTTGTCTGGTGCAGGATCCGTTCTAGCCTGGCGTCTTCAAGTTGTACAATGTTTATTACGCTTAAAACATCAGCCTTCAGATTGGTTGGCCCTGAAAAAGCTTCACTCTTTTCTGACGTTTCCAGAAGGTTTGCAAGCCATAATAACAGTTCTTCCTATAGGAGAGTTTATCGATATTTTAATACCCTATGTTTCTGATCCAAATCTCTGTGAATTTTCTGCGGAGATCATATCAGCAACGATTAGGTACTCTGACCGAATAGAGGTGTTTCAGAACCGTGCTGCTGTAATCTTGGAAAAATCACGAGCCCAAGCAGTTTTGAAGGATGTTACTTCCTACATAACTACAGCTGCACAACCTAGTCATTGGAATTATGGAGACGTTTTTCCACTTGTGTCTTGTATTAGAAAGAACGCAGATAAGGCGGCATCTCTTCCAGGACAGTTAATTACAGCATGCAGAATCCTGTACTATCTTGTTTTCCCATTTAATAATGATGTGGATCCATTAGAACCTTATATCGAGTTGAAGTACAGAAATGCGTTAACTCAGTTGTTTGCTGCCGATGGTTTAACAGCTCTCATTGCAGTGATGGCAAACATTTCCGAGTTCTATGAACAGCCATTCTTGCATCGTGCAGCTCTAACGGGACGAAGAGGCTTGGCTTTGGTTGCACTGCTTCTGCCTTGCGTGAAATTGACAAGAGCATTGTTGGAACGTCTTGTAAAATGTATGGCAACAGATTTTAAAGATCTAACAGCTGTGGTACCGCTTCTCGGTGTTTATTCACTAGTCGAAGCTATTCCTCCTGTTAGAATCGTACAGACTTTATCCGAGGAAATAGTGGGAACTCTGTTAGTATTCACACAAGCCGTAGATTCAGATGGATCAGGAAATGTAGCAAAGTCTCTGTGGACACAAATGCTGGGCGAAGTTTTAAAAATGGTTTCTCTCAGCCCTTGTAATTTTATACCTGGCTTGAAACTTTTGACAAGACTTTTACCACCCGTTTTAACTTTGAAAGAAACTATAACCGAAGACGCTACTAGATTGTTAGGCTTTAGAAAATTGTGGTCTGCTCATCTACAGGCTCAAGCTAACAACTTAACCGAAACTTTAAGACTGCTATGTGCCAGCTGGAACAAGGATCTATTAATCCTTCTCTCAAAAGTATGTATGCAATTGAGCGATTTAGCAGCACCCACGGCGTTACTTGTTGGTAGATGCTTACTGGATGGTATAATAGCTGCAGCTCCTTTAGAAAACAATGTTTTGATTCTTGCATTGCTCAGTGAGCTTGCTAGACACGCACCTATGAAGGCAACACTGCTGACTTTAACTAGTCCAGCATCTCGAGCACAGGTCAAGTCTGATCAAAAATATCCGCCGGTTATTGAGATGATGTGCAATGCACTGAAAAGCACAAGCGACATTAGGACACAATATGAAATACTTGATATTTTTGAAACATTGTGTGATTGTACATTGAGTCTGATGCAGGAGGATACCAATGAGGCTTTTGAAAAGGGTCTGACACACTCGGTACCAAGTAAGGAGCCACTTCTATCAATTTTGGCAGCCCTCATTGACATTCTAGCGACTAGTACAAAGTTTGAGTCCGAGGTGCTCCAAAGtacgcttcgaatacttgtatCTCTTAGTAGCCACAATTATGGACTATACCATGTAAAGAGCTGTTTAGAAAATAATCCTGACGCGTTACGGTCGTTACTAGAACATGTCTCTACGTTAGAAGAACCTGAAGATCAACAGGTCATAGATTTAACTATAACGTTCTTAGAGAATTTAATTGCATCGGAATCACAACGCAGATCGTTGCATCTACGTGTGCAGCAACTGGCATCATTAATATCGTGGGACAAGAATGATCATCCCTTAGAAAAGATTAAGAGAGCGCAGGAGTTAGTAGAGATTTTGAAGTCCGCCGAAGACAAGGAAGAGAAGGAACCGATTCCGGAAATGTTAGAACCGTTATTACCAACTCCGGAAGCTTTATTAAATCAATTTTCTcagcgatgtctgcggacatCGGATCCCGTGTCGAGACGACCAAAGAAATATACATTCATGTCCCCGACTCAAGTAGCAACTGAGAATACAATAGATCTTTTAACTCTTGCTAGCGAACTGCTTCCAGCTGATTTTAATTTATTGGCAGAAGCCCAAAACCTGTGCTCTAAGGCACCGCCTGATGATGCTACTCAACCACTGCAATCAAAGTCTCAAAACGATGATCAAGAAACTAGGGATATACAGAAGCAATCGACGTCTCCTGTTTCAAAAGTGAAACAACCATTTG
- the LOC117229033 gene encoding carbonyl reductase [NADPH] 1 has translation MIRVAVVTGGNKGIGFAIVKGLCKQFDGIVYLTARDVTRGQNAVKELEEEGLTPKFHQLDITDENSINVFRDYLQKTHGGLDILVNNAAIAFKTAATESFSVQAEETLKVNYFSLRKVCEILYPLLKPHARVVHVSSSLGHLSKIPSESLKKRFSDTKLTEEELDNLMREFVEAAKAGNYLEKGWGNSTYAVSKVGVSALARVHQAMFNSDSRKDLVVNAVHPGYVDTDMTSHKGILKPDEGAVAPIYSALLQENTDIKGKYIWFDKSLVDWMKDM, from the exons ATGATACGTGTAGCTGTT GTAACCGGAGGGAATAAAGGAATTGGGTTTGCCATTGTGAAGGGACTTTGCAAACAATTCGATGGAATTGTATACTTAACCGCTCGGGATGTTACTCGCGGACAAAATGCAGTAAAAGAATTAGAAGAAGAGGGTTTAACACCAAAGTTTCATCAATTAGACATTACTGATGAAAACAGTATTAATGTCTTTCGCGATTACTTGCAAAAAACGCATGGAGGACTCGATATCTTAGTAAACAATGCTGCCATTGCATTCAAA ACGGCTGCAACAGAATCATTTTCAGTGCAAGCTGAAGAAACTTTAAAAGTAAATTACTTCAGTCTAAGAAAAGTATGCGAGATACTTTATCCATTATTGAAACCTCATGCACGAGTGGTACATGTTTCAAGTTCTCTTGGTCATTTGTCAAAGATTCCCAGTGAATCACTGAAAAAACGATTTTCCGATACAAAGCTTACAGAAGAAGAATTGGATAACCTCATGCGCGAATTTGTAGA AGCTGCAAAGGCTGGTAATTATTTGGAAAAGGGTTGGGGAAATTCTACTTATGCTGTAAGCAAAGTTGGAGTGTCCGCTCTAGCCAGAGTCCATCAAGCTATGTTCAATTCTGATTCAAGAAAGGATCTTGTGGTAAATGCTGTGCATCCTGGTTATGTTGACACTGATATGACCAGCCACAAAGGAATTTTAAAACCAGATGAAGGTGCTGTAGCTCCTATTTACTCAGCGTTACTACAAGAGAACACGGACATAAAGGGCAAATACATATGGTTTGATAAATCATTGGTGGACTGGATGAAAGATATGTGA
- the Abp1 gene encoding actin binding protein 1, which yields MSINLTKNNDGLVAAWHSVVDDKSSTNWAVFGYEGQSNNLKVVSTGCGGLEEMIEHLNSSHIMYAFCRVIDTKTSLPKCLLINWQGEGAPIVRKGTCANHIRDVEKLLKGAHITITARSEDDVEVDSIMEKLARATASAYKFNEPRGENEGNAGPVGTTYRRVIPEQEINAIERDQFWQKEELEEKKRLEQERIKSEKERLRLEEEVRKREEKEAMLREQQVTAKENSIARQKLAEQQAEEAYHKCNRVAPTQYYNNEVDDYHKSRSEELRLQRSKETQQLIAQRTINARAVFEQNTAAGQMKTTSVQQQYVQKNSHVEAAKKALEESQQKEIPHTKAQEEIKTEMNKAHNVETATNSAASIPETQSQSVVSKTSEPQEEAEQPSATKEAVIEDNELYSQMDGQYLYFDINNEGMKARALYDYQAADGTEITFDPGDIITHIEPIDEGWWQGLGPDGIFGLFPANYVEVIEYDQTR from the exons ATGTCAATTaatttaacgaaaaataatgACGGCTTGGTGGCCGCCTGGCACAGCGTAGTCGACGATAAATCGTCTACTAACTG GGCTGTATTTGGATATGAAGGACAATCTAACAATTTAAAGGTTGTCAGTACCGGATGTGGTGGATTGGAGGAGATGATTGAGCATTTAAATAGTAGTCATATCATGTATGCCTTCTGTCGAGTGATAGATACTAAAACAAGCCTGCCAAAATGTCTGTTGATAAATTGG CAAGGAGAGGGTGCTCCTATAGTGAGAAAAGGGACATGTGCAAACCATATTAGAGATGTAGAGAAATTATTGAAAGGTGCTCATATAACAATTACGGCCCGCTCTGAAGATGATGTGGAAGTAGATTCTATTATGGAAAAACTGGCCAGAGCCACTGCATCTGCATATAAATTTAATGAGCCTAGAGGGGAAAATGAAGGGAATGCAGGGCCAGTTGGTACCACATATCGAAG AGTAATCCCTGAGCAAGAGATAAACGCAATCGAACGAGATCAATTTTGGCAGAAAGAAGAATTGGAGGAAAAGAAGAGGCTGGAACAAGAACGTATTAAGTCTGAGAAAGAACGTTTACGGCTTGAAGAAGAAgttagaaagagagaggagaaggAAGCAATGCTTAGAGAACAACAA GTCACTGCCAAAGAGAACTCAATAGCACGACAGAAGTTGGCAGAGCAACAGGCAGAAGAAGCGTACCACAAATGCAATCGTGTAGCGCCAACTCAGTACTATAATAACGAAGTCGATGATTACCATAAATCGCGAAGTGAAGAGTTACGACTGCAAAGAAGTAAAGAAACACAACAATTAATTGCTCAAAGAACAATAAATGCGCGAGCCGTGTTTGAGCAGAACACGGCTGCCGGTCAAATGAAGACTACCTCGGTGCAACAGCAATATGTACAAAAAAATAGTCACGTGGAGGCAGCTAAAAAAGCGCTGGAAGAGAGTCAGCAGAAGGAGATACCTCATACTAAAGCACAGGAAGAAATAAAGACTGAAATGAACAAAGCACATAACGTGGAAACAGCCACGAATTCTGCTGCAAGCATACCGGAAACACAAAGTCAGTCTGTAGTGTCTAAAACGAGTGAACCGCAAGAGGAGGCTGAACAACCATCAGCTACGAAAGAAGCTGTCATCGAAGACAACGAGTTGTACAGTCAAATGGATGGCCAGTACTTATATTTCGACATCAATAACGAAGGAATGAAAGCGAGGGCCTTGTACGACTATCAAGCAGCCGATGGTACGGAGATTACTTTTGATCCCGGTGATATTATTACACACATAGAACCAATTGATGAAGGATGGTGGCAGGGTCTCGGACCCGATGGAATTTTCGGGCTTTTTCCCGCTAATTATGTCGAAGTTATCGAGTACGACCAAACGCGATAA